The Rhodococcus sp. X156 genome window below encodes:
- the leuS gene encoding leucine--tRNA ligase codes for MSTEEIPSFRYTAELAGELEQRWQTRWAEQNTFAAPNPVGPLADGPVPADKLFVQDMFPYPSGAGLHVGHPLGFIATDVYARYHRMVGRNVLHTMGFDAFGLPAEQYAVQTGTHPRTTTEANIERYLAQIRRLGLGHDERRRVATTDVEFYKWTQWIFLQIHGSYYDTDADKARPIAELVAQYEAGTRELADGRAWAELSRTEQRRVVDSHRLVYLSESPVNWCPGLGTVLANEEVTADGRSDRGNFPVFRRTLRQWMMRITAYNDRLIDDLDLLDWPEKVKTMQRNWIGRSRGAQVSFAVSPAEVDAPVEAPAVEVFTTRPDTLFGATYVVLAPEHPLVDQLTAAAWPEGVDERWTGGAPTPAEAVATYRSTAAAKTDMERQENKQKTGVFTGSYATNPVNGAQVPVFVADYVLMGYGTGAIMAVPAQDSRDWDFATAFGLDIVRTIAPPEGFTDGAYLGDGVAINSGFLDGMRVEEAKATIIAWLEERGLGRGTVQYKLRDWLFARQRYWGEPFPIVFDDAGAPVALPESMLPVELPEVADYQPVSFDPEDAESEPAPPLAKASDWLNLELDLGDGLQHYSRDANVMPQWAGSSWYQLRYIDPTNDEQFCAPENEAYWMGPRPDVHGPNDPGGLDLYVGGVEHAVLHLLYSRFWHKVLHDLGHVSSLEPYRRLYNQGYIQAYAYTDSRGVYVPADEVTEADGKYFHQGQEVNREYGKMGKSLKNSVSPDEMADAYGADTLRVYEMSMGPLDTSRPWATKDVVGAYRFLQRLWRSVVDESTGELRVVDDQPGEETLRLLHKTIAGVSEDYVALRNNTATAKLIELTNHLTKAYPGGAPRTVAEALVLMVAPLAPHLAEELWQRLGHAESLVKGPFPTADERWLVADTLEYPVQVGGKVRSVITVPADADKDAVLAAALADEKIAALVDGKEPRKVIYVPGRLVNVVL; via the coding sequence GTGAGTACCGAAGAGATCCCCTCGTTCCGCTACACGGCCGAGCTGGCCGGTGAGCTGGAGCAGCGCTGGCAGACCCGCTGGGCCGAGCAGAACACCTTTGCCGCACCCAACCCGGTGGGCCCGCTGGCCGACGGGCCGGTGCCCGCGGACAAGCTCTTCGTGCAGGACATGTTCCCCTACCCCTCCGGCGCTGGCCTGCACGTCGGGCACCCGCTGGGGTTCATCGCCACCGACGTCTACGCCCGCTACCACCGCATGGTCGGGCGCAACGTGCTGCACACCATGGGCTTCGACGCCTTCGGCCTGCCGGCCGAGCAGTACGCGGTGCAGACGGGCACCCACCCGCGCACCACCACCGAGGCCAACATCGAGCGCTACCTGGCGCAGATCCGCCGGCTGGGCCTGGGCCACGACGAGCGCCGCCGGGTGGCCACCACCGACGTCGAGTTCTACAAGTGGACACAGTGGATCTTCCTGCAGATCCACGGCTCCTACTACGACACCGACGCCGACAAGGCCCGCCCGATCGCCGAGCTGGTGGCCCAGTACGAGGCGGGCACCCGCGAGCTGGCCGATGGCCGGGCGTGGGCGGAGCTCTCCCGCACCGAGCAGCGTCGCGTGGTCGACTCCCACCGCCTGGTGTACCTGTCGGAGTCGCCGGTGAACTGGTGCCCCGGCCTGGGCACGGTGCTGGCCAACGAGGAGGTCACCGCCGACGGGCGCAGCGACCGCGGCAACTTCCCGGTGTTCCGGCGCACCCTGCGCCAGTGGATGATGCGGATCACCGCCTACAACGACCGCCTCATCGACGACCTCGACCTGCTGGACTGGCCGGAGAAGGTCAAGACCATGCAGCGCAACTGGATCGGTCGGTCCCGCGGCGCGCAGGTCAGCTTCGCGGTGAGCCCGGCCGAGGTGGACGCCCCGGTCGAGGCCCCGGCGGTCGAGGTGTTCACCACCCGCCCGGACACCCTCTTCGGCGCCACCTACGTGGTGCTGGCCCCGGAGCACCCGCTGGTGGACCAGCTCACCGCCGCCGCCTGGCCGGAGGGGGTGGACGAGCGCTGGACCGGCGGCGCGCCCACGCCCGCCGAGGCGGTGGCCACCTACCGCAGCACCGCCGCGGCCAAGACCGACATGGAGCGCCAGGAGAACAAGCAGAAGACCGGGGTGTTCACCGGCTCCTACGCCACCAACCCGGTCAACGGGGCCCAGGTCCCGGTGTTCGTGGCTGACTACGTGCTGATGGGCTACGGCACTGGCGCCATCATGGCCGTGCCCGCCCAGGACTCCCGCGACTGGGACTTCGCCACCGCGTTCGGCCTGGACATCGTGCGCACCATCGCCCCGCCGGAGGGCTTCACCGACGGGGCCTACCTGGGCGACGGCGTGGCCATCAACAGCGGCTTCCTCGACGGCATGCGGGTGGAGGAGGCCAAGGCCACCATCATCGCGTGGCTGGAGGAGCGCGGCCTGGGCCGCGGCACCGTGCAGTACAAGCTGCGCGACTGGCTCTTCGCCCGCCAGCGCTACTGGGGCGAGCCGTTCCCCATCGTCTTCGACGACGCCGGCGCGCCGGTGGCCCTGCCGGAGAGCATGCTGCCCGTCGAGCTGCCCGAGGTGGCCGACTACCAGCCGGTGAGCTTCGACCCCGAGGACGCCGAGTCCGAGCCGGCCCCGCCGCTGGCGAAGGCCAGTGACTGGCTGAACCTGGAGCTGGACCTGGGCGACGGGCTGCAGCACTACTCCCGCGACGCCAACGTCATGCCGCAGTGGGCGGGCAGCTCCTGGTACCAGCTGCGCTACATCGACCCCACCAACGACGAGCAGTTCTGCGCCCCGGAGAACGAGGCGTACTGGATGGGTCCGCGCCCCGACGTGCACGGCCCCAACGATCCCGGCGGGCTGGACCTGTACGTCGGTGGCGTGGAGCACGCGGTGCTGCACCTGCTCTACAGCCGGTTCTGGCACAAGGTGCTGCACGACCTGGGGCACGTGAGCTCGCTAGAGCCGTATCGGCGTCTCTACAACCAGGGCTACATTCAGGCATACGCCTATACCGACTCCCGGGGCGTCTACGTGCCCGCCGACGAGGTGACCGAGGCCGACGGCAAGTACTTCCACCAGGGCCAGGAGGTGAACCGCGAGTACGGGAAGATGGGCAAGAGCCTGAAGAACTCCGTCTCCCCGGACGAGATGGCCGACGCCTACGGCGCCGACACCCTGCGCGTGTACGAGATGTCCATGGGTCCGCTGGACACCTCCCGCCCCTGGGCCACCAAGGACGTGGTGGGCGCCTACCGCTTCCTGCAGCGGCTGTGGCGGTCGGTGGTGGACGAGAGCACCGGTGAGCTGCGCGTGGTGGACGACCAGCCGGGCGAGGAGACGCTGCGGCTGCTGCACAAGACCATCGCCGGGGTGTCCGAGGACTACGTGGCGCTGCGCAACAACACCGCCACCGCCAAGCTGATCGAGCTGACCAACCACCTCACCAAGGCCTACCCCGGTGGTGCGCCGCGCACGGTGGCCGAGGCCCTGGTGCTCATGGTCGCCCCGCTGGCCCCGCACCTGGCCGAGGAGCTGTGGCAGCGGCTGGGCCACGCCGAGTCGCTGGTCAAGGGCCCGTTCCCGACCGCGGACGAGCGCTGGCTGGTGGCCGACACCCTGGAGTACCCGGTGCAGGTGGGCGGCAAGGTTCGCTCGGTGATCACCGTGCCCGCCGACGCCGACAAGGACGCCGTGCTCGCCGCGGCCCTGGCCGACGAGAAGATCGCGGCGCTGGTGGACGGCAAGGAGCCGCGCAAGGTGATCTACGTGCCCGGCCGCCTGGTCAACGTCGTCCTGTAG
- a CDS encoding SdpI family protein codes for MLDTVALVLAVLLVVAALALAAVALAGLLQRLPRNRWAGVRTPASLASDDAFRVANKVAAAPMLAAAAFCAVGAGALLGLDGWLRPVAVLVAVAAALVTAGAGGALGARAAEAAPSCAPEQCASCTGCSLLDARQG; via the coding sequence GTGCTCGACACCGTCGCCCTCGTCCTCGCCGTGCTGCTCGTCGTGGCTGCCCTCGCCCTCGCGGCCGTGGCGCTCGCCGGACTGCTGCAGCGGCTGCCCCGCAACCGGTGGGCCGGCGTGCGCACCCCCGCCTCGCTGGCCAGCGACGACGCCTTCCGCGTGGCCAACAAGGTGGCCGCAGCACCGATGCTCGCCGCCGCCGCGTTCTGCGCCGTGGGCGCGGGCGCGCTGCTGGGCCTGGACGGGTGGCTGCGACCGGTGGCCGTGCTGGTGGCCGTGGCCGCCGCGCTGGTGACCGCGGGTGCTGGTGGCGCGCTGGGCGCCCGCGCCGCGGAGGCGGCCCCGAGCTGCGCTCCCGAGCAGTGCGCGTCGTGCACGGGCTGCTCGCTGCTGGACGCCAGGCAGGGCTAG
- a CDS encoding helix-turn-helix domain-containing protein yields the protein MTSTRPDGGVSASVLAEVAAAGAEDAGGLPVELLGDFLPVVTAAVVSGRPLTRRQLTGYQPFGETAARQGVALRALLDLYSSAAWRLWRHLPAVVGARRDPEAVVVAGEVMLRAVDDVVAALAEGFQLAQRTLVRSEESARREFIDDLLTGGAGVASVLQRAAGFGLHLSGPHAVAVVAAERPFSDGTPLIGMLERAVLGSKGDSDALVASKEGHLIVVFPAPDPDAVSHVMHQLTSRLGPRPDAAEARARTWQIGVGRPGVGAEGVVASYQEARDALDLAGRLDLQDPVVDAKDMLVYHVMLRDRPAISDLVRSVLTPLLEARGGAEPLLATLAAYFGSGGNAALTARRLHLSVRAVTYRLERVQQLTGHDPTEPSQQFPLQVAIMGAKLLDWPHVPLP from the coding sequence GTGACCAGCACGCGGCCGGACGGTGGGGTCTCGGCGAGCGTGCTGGCCGAGGTTGCCGCCGCTGGCGCCGAGGACGCCGGTGGCCTGCCCGTGGAGCTGCTGGGCGACTTCCTGCCGGTGGTGACCGCGGCCGTGGTGTCCGGGCGTCCGCTCACCCGCCGCCAGCTCACCGGCTACCAACCGTTCGGGGAGACCGCCGCCCGCCAGGGAGTGGCCCTGCGCGCGCTGCTGGACCTGTACTCCTCCGCGGCCTGGCGGCTGTGGCGGCACCTGCCCGCCGTGGTGGGCGCGCGCCGTGACCCGGAGGCGGTGGTGGTGGCCGGCGAGGTGATGCTGCGCGCGGTGGACGACGTGGTGGCGGCGCTGGCCGAGGGGTTCCAGCTGGCTCAGCGGACGCTGGTGCGCAGCGAGGAGTCGGCCCGTCGGGAGTTCATCGACGACCTGCTCACCGGTGGCGCCGGGGTGGCCAGCGTGCTGCAGCGTGCCGCCGGGTTCGGCCTGCACCTGTCCGGCCCGCACGCGGTGGCGGTGGTGGCCGCCGAGCGCCCCTTCTCCGACGGCACCCCGCTGATCGGCATGCTGGAGCGCGCCGTGCTGGGCAGCAAGGGCGACTCCGACGCGCTGGTGGCCAGCAAGGAGGGCCACCTCATCGTGGTGTTTCCGGCGCCCGACCCGGATGCGGTCAGCCACGTGATGCACCAGCTCACCTCGCGGCTGGGCCCGCGCCCCGACGCGGCCGAGGCACGCGCCCGGACGTGGCAGATCGGGGTGGGCCGTCCCGGGGTGGGCGCCGAGGGGGTGGTGGCGTCCTACCAGGAGGCTCGTGACGCCCTCGACCTAGCCGGGCGCCTGGACCTGCAGGACCCGGTGGTCGACGCCAAGGACATGCTGGTCTACCACGTGATGCTGCGTGACCGCCCGGCCATCAGCGACCTGGTGCGCAGCGTGCTCACCCCGCTGCTGGAGGCCCGTGGTGGGGCAGAGCCGCTGCTGGCCACCCTGGCCGCCTACTTCGGCTCCGGTGGCAACGCCGCCCTCACCGCCCGCCGGCTGCACCTGTCGGTGCGGGCGGTGACCTACCGCCTGGAGCGTGTGCAGCAGCTCACCGGCCACGACCCCACCGAGCCGTCGCAGCAGTTCCCCCTGCAGGTGGCCATCATGGGCGCCAAGCTCCTCGACTGGCCGCACGTCCCCCTGCCCTGA
- a CDS encoding rhomboid-like protein, whose translation MLHLRRLPRIGRSVPVTLSYLGALGTVGLALSTVGTHWKDAVISAASTNVHNLSQWRLSTLVSSAFVIAEGPVWFTCLGVGATLALAERAWGGWRMLSTFVAGHLLATSLVAVGLWFGISSGWFPVSWSQATDVGVSYGVFAVLTALTFAVPRGWRLTWAAVWLVLAVQAVLSAPTFTAVGHLVAGVVGLVLAALVHRRHPLTPRRPMTTRGSLALLAWASLFGLCIVGWATPGWWSAPVLAAVVVLATRIRPVGRADLPVSCAPARSGASPAAPSASVVVAAPVPTGRRALVPPRR comes from the coding sequence ATGCTGCACCTTCGACGCCTGCCCCGCATCGGGCGCTCGGTGCCGGTGACGCTGTCCTACCTCGGCGCCCTGGGCACGGTCGGGCTGGCGCTGAGCACGGTCGGCACGCACTGGAAGGACGCGGTGATCTCCGCGGCCAGCACCAACGTGCACAACCTCAGCCAGTGGCGGCTGAGCACCCTGGTCTCCAGCGCCTTCGTCATCGCCGAGGGCCCGGTGTGGTTCACCTGCCTGGGCGTGGGCGCCACCCTCGCGCTGGCCGAGCGGGCCTGGGGCGGCTGGCGGATGCTCAGCACCTTCGTGGCGGGCCACCTCCTCGCCACCTCGCTGGTGGCGGTGGGCCTGTGGTTCGGCATCAGCAGCGGCTGGTTCCCGGTCTCGTGGAGCCAGGCCACCGACGTCGGCGTGAGCTACGGGGTGTTCGCCGTGCTCACCGCCCTCACCTTCGCCGTCCCGCGCGGCTGGCGGCTGACCTGGGCCGCGGTGTGGCTGGTGCTGGCGGTGCAGGCGGTTCTCAGCGCGCCCACGTTCACCGCGGTGGGCCACCTGGTGGCCGGCGTGGTGGGTCTGGTGCTCGCGGCGCTGGTCCACCGGCGCCACCCGCTCACCCCGCGCCGCCCGATGACCACCCGCGGCTCGCTGGCCCTGCTGGCGTGGGCGTCGCTGTTCGGGCTGTGCATCGTGGGGTGGGCGACGCCCGGCTGGTGGTCGGCCCCGGTGCTGGCGGCCGTGGTGGTGCTGGCCACCCGGATCCGCCCGGTGGGCCGTGCGGACCTGCCGGTCAGTTGCGCTCCAGCTCGATCGGGTGCGTCGCCAGCAGCGCCATCGGCATCGGTTGTCGTCGCAGCACCCGTCCCCACAGGTCGACGCGCCCTGGTACCACCACGTCGCTAG
- a CDS encoding YqgE/AlgH family protein, which yields MELTQVRSGSLLVSSVELVEQTFRRTVIYVIEHNELGSLGVVLNRPSDTAVHDVLPGWAPHTVRPQALFVGGPVKRDSALCLGLLRPGADADGVSGLRPVHGRVVMVDLDAEPDELAPVLEGVRIFVGYAGWSAGQLEAELEREDWLVVPALPSDVVVPGRVDLWGRVLRRQPMPMALLATHPIELERN from the coding sequence GTGGAGCTGACGCAGGTGCGGTCGGGGTCGTTGCTGGTGTCCTCGGTCGAGCTGGTGGAGCAGACCTTTCGCCGCACGGTGATCTACGTGATCGAGCACAACGAGCTCGGCAGCCTCGGCGTGGTGCTCAACCGTCCCAGCGACACGGCAGTGCACGACGTGCTGCCCGGCTGGGCGCCGCACACGGTGCGCCCGCAGGCGCTGTTCGTGGGTGGGCCGGTCAAGCGGGACTCCGCGCTGTGCCTCGGCCTGCTGCGTCCCGGGGCGGACGCCGACGGGGTCTCCGGCCTGCGCCCGGTGCACGGGCGGGTGGTGATGGTGGACCTGGACGCGGAGCCCGACGAGCTGGCGCCGGTGCTCGAGGGCGTGCGGATCTTCGTGGGCTACGCGGGCTGGTCGGCCGGGCAGCTGGAGGCCGAGCTGGAGCGGGAGGACTGGCTGGTGGTGCCGGCGCTGCCTAGCGACGTGGTGGTACCAGGGCGCGTCGACCTGTGGGGACGGGTGCTGCGACGACAACCGATGCCGATGGCGCTGCTGGCGACGCACCCGATCGAGCTGGAGCGCAACTGA
- a CDS encoding SDR family NAD(P)-dependent oxidoreductase: MKARRGYAGKTAVVTGAGSGIGRALALNLAERGARLALSDVQGDAVQETVRQCQEQGAQARAWKLDVSDREAVLAHAEEVVEHFGGVDLVVNNAGVSVTGRVAELTDADHRWIMGINYFGMVHGTQAFLPHLAASGDGQLANVSSVFGLMAFPKQAAYNGSKFAIRGFTEALRMELLADQVPVQVSLVHPGGVRSNIAENARVTASENKMESAKAFNKIAMTTPQGAARSIMRGLEREKPRILVGPDSRVIAALPRLLGARYQGLVHRLG, encoded by the coding sequence GTGAAGGCGCGCCGCGGGTATGCGGGCAAGACCGCGGTGGTCACCGGCGCAGGCTCGGGCATCGGCCGGGCGCTGGCCCTGAACCTGGCCGAGCGGGGCGCCCGGCTGGCGCTGAGCGACGTGCAGGGCGACGCCGTGCAGGAGACCGTGCGGCAGTGCCAGGAGCAGGGGGCGCAGGCCCGGGCGTGGAAGCTCGACGTCAGCGACCGGGAGGCGGTGCTCGCCCACGCCGAGGAGGTGGTCGAGCACTTCGGCGGGGTGGACCTGGTGGTCAACAACGCGGGGGTGTCGGTCACCGGCCGGGTCGCCGAGCTCACCGACGCCGACCACCGCTGGATCATGGGCATCAACTACTTCGGCATGGTGCACGGCACGCAGGCCTTCCTGCCGCACCTCGCGGCCAGCGGCGACGGCCAGCTGGCCAACGTCTCCAGCGTCTTCGGGCTGATGGCCTTTCCCAAGCAGGCCGCCTACAACGGCTCGAAGTTCGCCATCCGCGGCTTCACCGAGGCGCTGCGGATGGAGCTGCTGGCTGACCAGGTGCCGGTGCAGGTGAGCCTGGTCCACCCCGGGGGGGTGCGCAGCAACATCGCCGAGAACGCCCGGGTGACCGCCTCGGAGAACAAAATGGAGTCGGCCAAGGCGTTCAACAAGATCGCCATGACCACCCCGCAGGGCGCTGCACGGTCCATCATGCGCGGGCTGGAGCGGGAGAAGCCGCGGATCCTGGTGGGCCCGGACTCCCGGGTGATCGCCGCCCTGCCGCGGCTGCTCGGCGCCCGCTACCAGGGGCTCGTGCACCGCCTCGGCTGA
- a CDS encoding cytochrome P450, whose product MSTQEQTPAAAAGQCPVAHGRKPARGSRMPGIAQLYLGLRHTIGFSRWSQRRFGDVHVAKAFPMGKSVYIADPELVAAIFAGPHDTLHAGVTNGIFLKAIFGERGILSVDGEEHTQTRKALMPPFRGKAINGYADIMREETERRIASWKVGDEIKMVDEARAITLEVILRTVFGAVSGPQMDELRTAVTKASEITLVGSTWMVFPQLGKIPPWRSFDRLIARTNELLDAFIEERRGASDLDERTDTLSLLVRSSGKDNEWLRNQLMSLVGAGHETTTTSLAWAMELLSRHPAVREKARTSDDSYLDAVVNETLRMRTVLPGVGRKTSRSIELGGYTFGKGTMLNPQLEAIHNDPKIWGDPEVFRPERFLDRKLATNEFIPYGGGKRRCIGALFAHKEMVVALRTILDAMDFEHVGPAAEKHKHSHVTMAPAKGGLIRRTR is encoded by the coding sequence ATGAGCACCCAGGAGCAGACACCCGCCGCGGCCGCAGGTCAGTGCCCGGTTGCCCACGGCCGCAAGCCAGCCCGGGGGTCGCGCATGCCCGGGATCGCCCAGCTGTACCTGGGCCTGCGGCACACCATCGGCTTCTCCCGCTGGTCGCAGCGCCGCTTCGGCGACGTGCACGTGGCCAAGGCGTTCCCGATGGGCAAGTCGGTCTACATCGCCGACCCCGAGCTGGTGGCGGCGATCTTCGCCGGCCCGCACGACACGCTGCACGCCGGCGTCACCAACGGCATCTTCCTCAAGGCCATCTTCGGGGAGCGGGGCATCCTCTCCGTGGACGGGGAGGAGCACACCCAGACCCGCAAGGCCCTGATGCCGCCGTTCCGCGGCAAGGCCATCAACGGCTACGCCGACATCATGCGGGAGGAGACCGAGCGCCGGATCGCCTCCTGGAAGGTCGGCGACGAGATCAAGATGGTCGACGAGGCCCGCGCCATCACCCTCGAGGTCATCCTGCGCACCGTCTTCGGTGCGGTCAGCGGCCCGCAGATGGACGAGCTGCGCACCGCGGTGACCAAGGCCTCGGAGATCACCCTGGTCGGCAGCACCTGGATGGTCTTCCCCCAGCTGGGCAAGATCCCGCCGTGGCGGTCCTTCGACCGGCTCATCGCCCGCACCAACGAGCTGCTGGACGCCTTCATCGAGGAGCGCCGCGGTGCGTCCGACCTGGACGAGCGCACCGACACGTTGTCCCTGCTGGTGCGCAGCTCGGGCAAGGACAACGAGTGGCTGCGCAACCAGCTGATGTCGCTGGTGGGCGCCGGGCACGAGACCACCACCACCTCCCTGGCCTGGGCGATGGAGCTGCTCTCCCGGCACCCCGCGGTGCGGGAGAAGGCGCGAACCTCTGACGACAGCTACCTCGACGCCGTGGTCAACGAGACGCTGCGGATGCGCACCGTGCTGCCTGGGGTGGGCCGCAAGACGAGCCGGTCGATCGAGCTGGGCGGCTACACCTTCGGCAAGGGCACCATGCTCAACCCGCAGCTGGAGGCCATCCACAACGACCCGAAGATCTGGGGCGACCCGGAGGTGTTCCGGCCGGAGCGGTTCCTGGACCGCAAGCTCGCCACCAACGAGTTCATCCCCTACGGCGGCGGCAAGCGGCGCTGCATCGGTGCGCTGTTCGCGCACAAGGAGATGGTGGTGGCGCTGCGGACCATCCTGGACGCGATGGACTTCGAGCACGTTGGACCCGCGGCGGAGAAGCACAAGCACTCCCACGTGACCATGGCCCCGGCCAAGGGCGGCCTGATCCGGCGGACCCGGTGA
- a CDS encoding acyl-CoA dehydrogenase family protein encodes MTPTHEVTNQVPPLVGHDAADWPVLLEGLAREDASWVTESLHELGRLAGSEQAQQWGALAEAHPPVLRTHDRYGHRVDEVDFDPAYHQLMQTAVAHGLHGSPWSDPGPGAHVARAAKFLVWSTVDAGHGCPISMTNAVVPALRANPELAAAYEPLLTSREYDFGLRAPLGKRGLIAGMSMTEKQGGSDVRANTTRAVPGGAGTYLLTGHKWFTSAPMSDVFLVLAQEADAGLSCFLLPRVLPDGTRNRMHLQRLKDKLGNHSNASSEVEYDEAVAWRVGEPGRGVRTIIEMVNMTRLDCIIGSAAGMRTGIAQASHHAAHRAAFGAQLVDQPLMRNVLADLAVEAEAATTVALWLAGLTDQAEAGDTHAAALRRIGLSVSKYFVCKRGPGHAAEALECLGGNGYVEESGMPKLYREAPLLSVWEGSGNVAALDGLRAMAREPEALAVFLAELDSVAGADRRLDAAVAVVKRDLADPGDLEHRARRVAEHLALALQGMLLVRSGHPAVADAFCASRLGGDWGSVYGTLPSGLDTAAIVARSTPKVG; translated from the coding sequence ATGACGCCCACGCACGAGGTCACCAACCAGGTTCCGCCGCTGGTGGGCCACGACGCGGCTGACTGGCCCGTGCTGCTGGAGGGCCTGGCCCGCGAGGACGCCTCCTGGGTCACCGAGAGCCTGCACGAGCTGGGCCGCCTGGCCGGCAGCGAGCAGGCCCAGCAGTGGGGCGCCCTGGCCGAGGCACACCCACCGGTGCTGCGCACCCACGACCGCTACGGCCACCGGGTGGACGAGGTGGACTTCGACCCCGCCTACCACCAGCTGATGCAGACCGCGGTGGCCCACGGGCTGCACGGCTCGCCGTGGAGCGACCCCGGCCCCGGTGCGCACGTGGCCCGGGCCGCGAAGTTCCTGGTGTGGAGCACGGTGGACGCCGGCCACGGCTGCCCCATCTCCATGACCAACGCCGTCGTGCCGGCGCTGCGGGCCAACCCCGAGCTGGCCGCGGCCTACGAGCCGCTGCTGACCTCGCGGGAGTACGACTTCGGCCTGCGGGCGCCGCTGGGCAAGCGCGGGCTGATCGCCGGGATGTCCATGACCGAGAAGCAGGGCGGCTCCGACGTCCGGGCCAACACCACCCGCGCCGTCCCGGGCGGAGCCGGTACCTACCTGCTCACCGGGCACAAGTGGTTCACCTCCGCGCCCATGTCCGACGTCTTCCTGGTGCTCGCGCAGGAGGCCGACGCCGGCCTGTCCTGCTTCCTGCTGCCCCGGGTGCTGCCCGACGGCACCCGCAACCGGATGCACCTGCAGAGACTCAAGGACAAGCTGGGCAACCACTCCAACGCCAGCTCGGAGGTGGAGTACGACGAGGCGGTGGCCTGGCGCGTCGGGGAGCCCGGCCGCGGGGTGCGCACCATCATCGAGATGGTCAACATGACCCGGCTGGACTGCATCATCGGCAGCGCCGCCGGCATGCGCACCGGCATCGCCCAGGCCAGCCACCACGCCGCCCACCGGGCCGCCTTCGGCGCCCAGCTGGTGGACCAGCCGCTGATGCGCAACGTGCTGGCCGACCTGGCCGTGGAGGCCGAGGCGGCCACCACCGTGGCGCTGTGGCTGGCCGGGCTGACCGACCAGGCCGAGGCCGGCGACACCCACGCTGCGGCGCTGCGGCGCATCGGGCTGTCGGTGAGCAAGTACTTCGTCTGCAAGCGCGGCCCCGGCCATGCCGCGGAGGCGCTGGAGTGCTTGGGCGGCAACGGCTACGTCGAGGAGTCGGGCATGCCCAAGCTGTACCGGGAGGCTCCGCTGCTGAGCGTGTGGGAGGGCTCGGGCAACGTCGCCGCGCTGGACGGGCTGCGCGCGATGGCCCGCGAGCCGGAGGCGCTGGCGGTGTTCCTGGCGGAGCTGGACTCGGTGGCTGGCGCCGACCGCCGCCTGGACGCCGCCGTCGCCGTGGTCAAGCGCGACCTGGCCGACCCCGGCGACCTGGAGCACCGTGCCCGCCGCGTCGCCGAGCACCTGGCCCTGGCCCTGCAGGGGATGCTGCTGGTCCGTAGCGGCCACCCCGCGGTGGCGGACGCCTTCTGCGCCAGCCGCCTCGGTGGGGACTGGGGCAGCGTCTACGGCACCCTGCCGTCCGGGCTGGACACTGCCGCCATCGTCGCCCGCAGCACACCCAAGGTCGGGTGA
- a CDS encoding SDR family NAD(P)-dependent oxidoreductase, whose amino-acid sequence MSEITFDDRVAIVTGAGGGLGRAYALELAARGAAVVVNDLGGSVNGVGGSDSAAQKVVDEIVAKGGRAAANHDSVSTPEGGAAIVQTAIDSFGKVDIVINNAGILRDKSFLKMSWEDLDAVLDVHLRGAFYVSQPAFANMKEHGYGRFVFTASNAGVFGNFGQANYGAAKAGLVGLSNVLAIEGAKSNIKSNVIMPVAYTRMTEELLGANGDQFSPELVVPMTVFLASEASELTHEAFSALGGRYARVFTGLTPGWFAGKGAKPSVEDIAANLEQIEKQDGYIVPTSIADELQSVLPLFE is encoded by the coding sequence ATGTCCGAGATCACCTTTGATGACCGCGTAGCCATCGTGACCGGCGCGGGCGGCGGCCTGGGCCGCGCCTACGCCCTGGAGCTGGCGGCCCGCGGTGCCGCTGTCGTGGTCAACGACCTCGGCGGATCCGTCAACGGTGTCGGCGGCTCGGACAGCGCCGCCCAGAAGGTCGTCGACGAGATCGTCGCCAAGGGTGGCCGCGCGGCGGCCAACCACGACTCGGTGTCCACCCCCGAGGGCGGCGCGGCGATCGTGCAGACCGCCATCGACAGCTTCGGCAAGGTCGACATCGTCATCAACAACGCCGGCATCCTGCGGGACAAGAGCTTCCTGAAGATGTCCTGGGAGGACCTGGACGCGGTGCTCGACGTGCACCTGCGCGGCGCGTTCTACGTGAGCCAGCCGGCGTTCGCCAACATGAAGGAGCACGGCTACGGCCGCTTCGTCTTCACCGCCTCCAACGCGGGCGTGTTCGGCAACTTCGGCCAGGCCAACTACGGTGCGGCCAAGGCCGGCCTGGTGGGCCTGTCCAACGTGCTCGCCATCGAGGGCGCCAAGTCGAACATCAAGAGCAACGTGATCATGCCGGTGGCCTACACCCGCATGACCGAGGAGCTCCTCGGCGCCAACGGCGACCAGTTCTCCCCCGAGCTCGTCGTCCCGATGACGGTGTTCCTGGCCAGCGAGGCCAGCGAGCTCACCCACGAGGCCTTCTCCGCCCTGGGTGGTCGCTACGCCCGCGTCTTCACCGGCCTCACCCCGGGCTGGTTCGCCGGCAAGGGTGCCAAGCCGAGCGTCGAGGACATCGCCGCCAACCTGGAGCAGATCGAGAAGCAGGACGGCTACATCGTCCCCACCTCCATCGCCGACGAGCTGCAGTCGGTGCTGCCCCTCTTCGAGTAG